The genomic window CGAGTTCGAAGTAATTCATCGCGAAGTCCGTGAAGCCGAGCGCCCGTGAGATCGGCCGTCTGACGGAGTGGACCTCCATCGGGTTGCGTTCGATGTCGACGTCGTCGATCGCGGTCTTGTCCATAGCGGCGCATCCAGCCGGCGCGATAAAAGTGCTCCGCGATACCGTCCCGCACGCTACTATCGAACGGAAACCGATGGCGGTACCGCGAAGAGAAACGCATACGGTCGTCCGCTCCCGAGCACCGAGTGTGAACCGCCGTACGGCACTCGGACTCGCTGCGACGTCGGCCCTCGCCGGACTCGCGGGCTGTATCGAGGGCGTTCAGGAGCACTTCGGACTGCAGGGGGTCATCCCCGTCGAGGTCCAGAGCGAAGCCGACGAGACGCAGAACATCCTCCTCGAGGCGCGCGAACGCGGATCGGGCCGGCAGAGCTACGAGCAGAGTTACTCCGTCACGCCGGATGAGACCGTCAGCGCGCCCCACCTCGACCAGACGGAACAGAGCTTTCGCGTCGCCAAGATCGAAAACGAATCGGTGACGACCGTCAGGACGGCGTCGGTGACGCCGGAGACCAATCTCGTGATGATTCGGCTCTACGACGACGACCTCGTGATCGAACTCGAGTTCGAGGACGGCGATACCGAGACCGTCGACGGCGAGAGCGGCGACGGCGGCAACCAGACGGCGAACGGGAACGAGACCGATCCCGACGCGAGCGGCAATCGGACGGCAGCGAACGAGACCGACGCGGCCGCCGACGAAACCGACGAGTAACCTCTTCGATTCGCGGCCGGCGGCACGGATCACTTATCGGAGCCGGCGAACCCGAGAGCGCCGGTTCGAGAATAGCACCAGAGAGCGACCGCTCAGGGATAGGGATGGAACGCGCGCTCGAGTCGCGGTTCGAACCCGAGGTCCTCGGGCACCGTCCGCGCCCGCTCGCCGAAGAACGGCTCGCCGGTGAACAGCGGCTGGGCGCCGGGGACGACGACTCTGACCGCTTCGAAGCCGGTCTCCGCGACGTCTCGGGTCGTCAGCCGCGCCGCGTACGGCGTCAGGCCGGCGTCGGTCGTCCGTTCGACGACGTCCTCCAGCGCCGCTCGTCCCTCGGGCGCGGCGTCCGGGCCGACACGTTCGGCCGGAACCGTCCGGTCGACGTCGACGAATCCGCGAACGACCTCGGGGAACGACGCGTACTCCCCGATCGCGCCCGAGGCGTCGGCGACCTCCTCGGGACCGAGGTTCCGCAGTTCCATCCAGTTCTGCAGCGCTTCCTCGAGCGCCGACCGCGCGGCGGCCGTCGCGTCGAGGGCCGCCGCGGAGCCGACGGCGAACGCCGGCCACTCGTCGGCGGTCGGCTCGACGGCTCCCTCGAGGGCGTCCGGTTCGCGGTGGACGGCGACGGCGACGACGGGGACGTCGACGTCCTGCGTGACCAGCAGCGGCGTCACCGACAGTCCCTCGCCGCGGGCGCGCCGGGCGAGGGCGGCGAAGGCGTCGTCGTCGTCGACGGTCAGCCCGAGCGGGTCGAACGTCGAGTACCACGCGAGCATCGTCGCGTCCCGCTCGATGACCTCGGTCAGGCCCGACAGCAGGGCGTCGACGGTCGACGAGCCGAGTCCGAGCCCCGTCGTGATGCCGGGAACGAGTGACTCCCCGGGCTGGGGGAACTGGACCGCCGCGGCCGGCAGGTGGGCGTCGTCGCCGGTCGCGAGGTCCTCGCCCGGCACCCATCGGTACTCGTCGCTCGCGTCGTAGGTGGGTGCATCGTCGGGACGCACGAGATCCGTCGGCGAAACCGGATTCTCGAGGTCGGCCTCGCTGGCGTGGGCGAACTCGCCGTCCCGGTAGACGCCGGCGCAGTAGCGCTCGAGGCCTTCGCCGACCGCTTTCATCAGCGCCGCGTTCCAGTCGTCGGCGACGCCGGCCGCCTGCGTCGGCGCGCTCGCGTCGCTGAATCCCTGCGTGGCGGTCGTCGTCGCGAGGTAGTAGGGCGCGGGGAACGACTCGATCTCGCCGATGCTCCTGACGATCCCCACGCGGTCGTCGATCGCGGCCTCGGCGCTCTCGACGGCCGCGTCGAGGGCGAGCGAATCGTCGTCGCGCTCGAGGGTCCGATCGCGCGTTTCGTTCTGACACTCACAGCCGGGGACGGGCAAGACCCGTCGCCTGGCGTGGGGCAGTTCGACGACGTGGCCGATCACCGACCGGTCGTCGCCCGACAGGACGCGGACGCACTCCCGGCCCGCGAGCGCGCCGGCGAGGCGGGCCGTGCTGCGATCGGCCTGCGGTCGGTCGCTCCGCTCCCCCTCCTCTATGTTCGCGGCGACGCGCTGCCGGAGACAGTCGAAACAGCCCGTCGCGGGCGCGAAGCCCGAGACGGCCGCGTCGACGCCGGCGAGGGGCTGGCCGCCGACGCCGCCGATCTCGACGGCGATCCACGGCGTGCCGCCGGCGCGCGCGGCGGCGTTCGCTCGCCGGAACGCGGCCGCGCCGGCCACGTCGCTGACGACTCCGAACCGGGCGTCCTCGAGGTCGTCGGCTGTCGCGTCTTCGACGGTGACGTCGACGTCTCCGAGGGCGGTGACGACCGCCTCGCGGACGGGATCGTCACCGACGACGTGTACGTTCATACCGGATCACTCACAGGCCGGCATCAAAAGGGCCGCGCTCGGTCGCGATCGGTCCCGCGTCTCTCGAGGGCGTCGGTGTCAGTCGTCGTCGCCGGTCTCGCCGCCGTCGTCCGTCTCCTGGCGCGTCTCTGCGATATCAATCGTCTCGCCGCCCTCTTCCGGCATATCCTCGCCCTCCTTGATCGCCTGGGCCTCCTGTTCCATCGCCTCGACGTCCATCTCCACGTCCTCGATCTCGCCGAGCATCTCGGAGATGTCGTCGAGGCCGATCAGTTCGCGAGTCTCCGCGTCGAACTCGCGACTCTCGAGTTCCGTACCGTCCCGCTCGACGTCGCTCCCCGAGAGGTGGTTGCCGTAGCGACCCACCAGCGAGGTGAGTTCCTGCGGGAGGACGAACGTCGTCGACTCGCCCTGACCGATGTCGGACAGCGTCTCCATCCCCTTCTCGATGACCGCGCGTTCGCCCATCGACTCGGCGGACTTCGCGCGCAGGACCGTCGAGATCGCGTCGCCCTGCGCCTCGAGGATCTGGCTCTGCTTCTCCCCCTGAGCGCGGATGATGTTCGACTGCTTGTCACCCTCCGCCTGCTCGACGGCGCTGCGGCGTTCACCCTGCGCCTCGAGGATCATCGCGCGGCGGCGTCGCTCGGCGGAGGTCTGTTCCTCCATCGCGCCCTTGACGCCCCTGGAGGGCGTGACCTCGCGGACCTCGACCGATTCGACGCGAATGCCCCACTCGTCGGTGGGTTCGTCGAGTTCCTGGCGGATCCGCTCGTTGATCATCTCGCGGCGGGAGAGCGTGTCGTCGAGTTCCATGTCGCCGATCACGGCGCGCAGCGTCGTCTGGGCCAGGTTCGAGACCGCCCGCTCGTAGTCGTCGACCTCGAGGAAGGCGCGCTTGGCGTCCATCACCCGGATGTAGACGACCGCGTCGGCCGTGACGGGGGAGTTGTCCCGCGTGATCGCCTCCTGGCTGGGCACGTCGAGCGTCTGGGTCCGCATGTCGAAGTCGTAGACCCGCGAGACGAACGGCGGGACGATGTTCAGCCCGGGCTCGAGCAGTTTGCGATACTCGCCGAGGACGGTGAGTGCGCCCCTGTCGTAGGCGTCGACGATCTCGACCATCGACCAGACGGTGGCGATCACGACGACGAGCACCAGCGCGCCGACGAACAGGAGCGGGTCTGCGGCACCCACTTGCAAGGGATCGAACGGGAGTGGTGTCATATATGAGATACGGTATCGAACCGAATAACGCTTGGCCCAAACGAAATAAACCAGCGCCCCCGAGCGACGATTCGACACCGCCCACGTGAGAACCGAGAGCGACTCGAGAACGAGTCTCGAACCGATCGGTCGCTCGAGAACGGAGTTCGATCAGTCGCTCGAGGCGGCGTCCGCGTCGACGTAGACGAGTTCGTCAGCCCGTTCGAGCAGGCGCACGCCCCAGGTGACGGTGACGGGGACGAGCGCGGTGGTGAAGATGGCGATGAAGACCAGGATCGAGAACATCTCGGTGTCGATGACGCCGGCCTCGAGGGCGACGGTGGCGATGATGATCTCGACGGTCCCCCGCCCGTTCATTCCGAATCCGACGACGAGCCCCTCCCGCGAGGTCAGCGACGTCGGCAGCGCGAACAGCCAGGAGCCGACGATCTTCCCGAGGAAGGCGATGGCGACGAGGGCGACGAGGACGCCCAGCGAATCGGAGAACACGCCGAACGTGATGTCGAACCCGACCGTCACGAAAAAGACGGGCGCGAACAGCCCCATCGCGAGGTCGTAGATGACCGTGTGCATGTGTTCGTAGAGCGAGGGCTCGACGTCGGCCTGCCGGAGGAACATGCCGGCCATGAAGCCGCCGATGATCATGTGCAACTCGGCGAGCGTGGCCAGATAGGCGAACAGCAGCGAGACGAGCAGCGCGAACGTGAACGCGGTCGTGTGATCGACGAAGCCGTACCGCTCGCGCTGGCGTTCGATGTGGTGCCACGCGACGGGCAGGAAGCGGTAGCCCAGCACCAGCGTGATCGCGAAGAAGCCGAACGCCTTGACGAGGATCAGTCCGATCTCGGTCGCGTCGAACGCGCCCGCGGTGACGTAGCTGTCGACGCCCGCGAACGCGACGAGCACCCCCACGTCGGAGGCCAGCGCCCCGCCGAGCAACACGTTCGCGATCCGCGTGTCCAGCAACTCGAGGTCCGCGAGGATCCGGGACTTCGTGGCCAGCGACGTGGCGGCCATCGCGAGCCCGAGGAACAGGGCCGCACCGACGGAGACGTCGAGCAGGATCCCCGCGGCGTACCCCAGCCCGAACGGGATGACGAAGGCGCCGAAGGCGATCAGCAGCGACTGCGGTCCGAGCCGGAACAGTTCCCGGAGGTCGACCTCCATCCCGACGAACACCATCAGGAGGAACACGCCGAGTTCGGCGAGGACGGTCAACAGCTCCGAGGGGTGCAACAGCCCGAGCAGCGGCGGCCCGAACACGATACCGGCGAACAGCTCCCCCATCATCGTCGGGTAGCCGAAGCGTTCGGCCACCGCGCCGAAGATCCACGCGACCGTGAGGACGAGCAGGAGGCTCAGAATGTCGATGTTGACGGCTTCGACCATCGATTACCACCTCGAGCGACGAGTCGAACGGTTGCGTCGCTGTTCCCCTCGAGCGAACCGGCGGCGGCTGTAGGCGGGGTGGTCCATGAGGACGCGGCTCGATCGAACACGTCGAGTCACGACCACTTCACTGGTGGGGATACCCCACGGAATCGGAACGAGTCCCTCAGTCATCGGTGCTCACGTCCTTGACCTCGAGGTCGTCGCCGGTCTGCGGGTCGGGTTCGGCGTCGCGAACGTCGGCGTTCCGCCACGTTCCCCGGCGGTACCAGCCGTAGGCGAGGGCGGCGCCGACGACGTTCGAGACGGCGAAGGCGATCCAGATGCCCTCGTAGCCGATCGACCTCGAGAGGCCGTACGCGGCCGGGAGTCGAACGCCGGCGTAGATCACGAGGACGATCGCCGCCGCCGTGAGCGTCTTGCCGGTTCCCCGGAAGCTCCCGTTGTACGCCCGCATCACCCCGATGAAGCCGAACGACGGCGCGACGTACCGCAGGAAGGTCATCCCGATGTCGACGACCTCGGGATCGGTGGTGAACACGGCGATGATCGGCCGCGCGCCGAGCCACGCGACGACGCCGAGCGCGCCCAGCACGACGAACATCACCCGGGCGGCGAAGTCGGCGGCCTTCTCGGCGCGGTCCGGTTTCCCGGCGCCGACGTTCTGGCCGGTCATCGTCTCGACGCCGCGGGCGACCGCCACCGCCGGCAGGAAGATGACCGAGAACACCCGCGTCCCGACGCCGTAGGCGGCGACGACCGTGTCCGGGAAGAGGGCGACGATGACCAGCAGCAGGTTGATCGACAGCGCTCGGCCCATCCCCTCTATCGACGCCGGGACGCCGATCTCGACGAGTTTCCGCGCGAACGAGAGGTCCGGTCGCATCTGTTCCAACCGAATCTTGACGCCTCTCGCGCCCCGAAACATGATCGCGAGGCCGACGACGAGCGCGAGCCCCCGGGAGAAGACGGTCGCGATCGCCGCGCCCTGAATGCCGAGCTCGGGGAACGGTCCCCAACCGAAGATCAGGAACGGGTCGATGACGACGTTGAGCAGCACCGAGCCGAACATCACGAGCATCGGCGTGATCGTGTCCCCGTAGCCCCGCATGAGCGCGATGAAGACGAAGAAACCGAACATGAACGGCATCCCGAGCGAGATGACCTGCATGTAGTCGGTCGCCAGCGGCAACACGTCGTTCGAGGCGCCCAACAGCCCGAGGAGTTCCCTGACGAAGCCGAACCCGACGATCCCGATGAGAGTCGCACCCAGCAGCGACAGCGCGACGGTCTGGGAGGCGGCGTACTCCGCCTCGCGTTCCTCGTCCGCACCGATGTGCTGGGCGACGAGGACGCTCCCGGCGACCGACAGCCCCATTCCGACCGAGATCAACAGGAAGACCATCGGGAACGCGAAGCTGATCGCCGCCAGCGCGTCCGTGCTGTACTGACCGAGCCAGAACGTGTCGATGAGGTTGTAGGCGGTCTGCAGTAGATTCGTCACGATGATCGGCAGGGAGAGGTAGAACAGCGGCCGCGCGATGCCGCCCTCCGTCAGGTCGAACTCCTCGCGGCCCTTGAAGAGACTCGAGAGGCGGTCCACGAGGCTCATCGGGTCCCCTCCGTCCCGTCTTCTCCCGCGTTCTCCGAGCCGTCCGCTGCCGTCGCTTTCGTCTCAGCGGTCGACGAGGCGTCCGCCGTCCCGTCGGCCGACGACGCGTCGTGCCCGTCGGAACGCGAGTCGGCGACCCGCAGGCCGTCGATGTACTCGTGGACGTACCGTCTGGTCCGTTCGAGCGACCGATCGACGGCCGCCGCGCGCGTCTGGGCGCCGTGGAAGACGGTGACGAGGAACGCCGCGGTCTCGTCGGGATCGACGTCGGCGCGGAACGCTCCGTCTTCGATCCCCGCCTCGACGACGGCCGCGATCCGGTCGTGCATCGTCCGATCGAACTCGGTCAACCGTTCCCGGTAGGCCTCGTCGTACGGCGACTGGGCCTTGATCTCGAGGATCGCCGTCCGGAACTCCTCGGCGGCGTCCTCGTCGGCCGGCGTCAGCAACTCGTCGAACAGCCCGTGGAGCCGTTCGGCCGGCGTCTCGCCGGGGATCGTCTCGAGTCGGTCCTCGAACCGATCGAGCAGAAAGCCGAGAAACGACTCGAGGAGGTCGCCCTTGCCGTCGAAGTGGTAGTGTAAGGTGCCCTTGCTCCTGTCCGACTCCGCGGCGATGTCCTGCATCGTCAGCTCCGCGTAGCCGCGCTCGCAGAGCGCCCGATACGTCGCCTCCATGAGATCGTCGACAGTGTCTTCGGACATCCGATAGCGTGCTACTCGAACTCACTGACCGGTCAGTCAAAAACGCTTCGCAACCGGACGCTCACGGTCGGTCCGACGAGACAGACGTCACTCACGGACGACGAACGTACAGAGATCGATAGCGGCCGGAATCGGACTCGCTACTCAGTCCTGCTCGCGGAGCCGCTCGAGAACCTCGCGGGCGTTCTCGACGGCCTGCTCCTTCTTGGCGGGGTAGGCCTCGACCTTCCCGCGGAAGGTGATCCCGTCGCCGAGTCGGACGTCACCCTCGAAGGCGGCCTGCTTGTCGAGTCGCAGAAAGAGTTCGGTGTTCTCGGTGACCCGCTCGTCGAGTTCGCCGATCACGTCGTCGAACGACTCGAGGTCGGACAGCCGCGAGAGGACGTGGCGGACGTCGTCGGCGTTCTCGACGCGGGCCGAGAGCACGAGGATGCGGTCGCCGTAGTGGCCCTCGCTCTCGGTGCGTTCGATCGGGAACGGTTCGTCGTCCTCGCCGTCGGGAAGAAACGTGCGCAGCGCCTCCTCGACGCGCTTCTCGTCCTCGGTGGCGTAACAGAACGTGCGTAGGTCGACGTAGTGTAGCGGGATCTGTGGCATCTGAACCTGTCCGTGTCCGTGAGACGGTCGCGAATCGATCCTCGCGACCAGCGGTCGTTATTCCTCGTCGTCGTCTTCGTCCGCCGCCTCGAGGTCGTCCTCGGGGACGCCGGTCTCCTGTCCGTCCTCGAAGCTGACGGTGTAGGTAACGTCGCCGAACATCGACTCCATCGTCTGGGTGACGGTCCCGGTCTCTCCGTCGAACTCGCTGTGCTCGTCGTTCAGGACGACGCGATCGTCTTCCTCGAAGCTCATACCCGATGCTTCCCCGTCGTCGCGTAAAAAGGGACTGATTCCGCCGCCGATGTCGGCGCTCGAGGGCGCTCGCGCGATCGATTCCGGTCGCTCACTCCGCCGTCCGCCCGCGCCACCGCTCGTAGCCGTAGCCGACGGCGGCCGCGATCCCGTAGCTCGAGGCGAGGAACGGCGCCCAGTAGACCCAGAACTCGAACCGCGGCGCCACGACGTTCCCGATGGCCGTCCCGACGCTGTAGAGCAGATACCCCGGGAGCGCGAGCGGCGAGAAGAGCCGCGTCTCGAGCCAGCCGAGGGCGAAGGGGACGACCAGCGCCGCGAAGGCGACGAGCGTCGCGGGGCTCGCGACGGCCCGCCGGAGCGACGCCGGCAGGCGATCTCCGATGGTGCCGCCCCCGTTCGGACGCCCGCGTTCGGTAGTCATTCGGCACCCCCGGTCTCGAGCAGGCCGTGCATCGAGAGGACGTGGGCCGTCGCCAGCCGCGTCAGTTCGAGCCTCGTCTCGCGGTCCAGCAGGAACTCGGTCGTCTCGAAGAGGTAGGCCGTCGACTCGAGTTCGCGGGCGGCCTTCTGGAAGAGCAGGGGACTCGAGAGGTCGGTCTCCCGGGCCGTGAACCGGTGGAAGGGGAGGTACCAGGGGACGCCGTCCGCGTCGAGCGCGTCGGCGAGTTCGTCGCCGCGGGCGTCGGGCGAGTGGAAGACGGCCTGCCCGACGAACTCCTGGTGGAGGCCGTAGACGCCGAGCGACCGGTGGAGGTCGAGGACGACGTCCGGCTCGCGGCGTTCGACGGCGTTCCAGAGCCCGCGCGCGAGTTCGCTAGTCGGCTCCCGTCCGGCCGGGAACTGGCGGTTCAGATCGCCGTCGATCCCCTCGCGTTCATCGTTTTCGACGGCCACGCGGTTCGTCTCGGGGACGACGACGAGCGTGCCCGCGTCGGGGCGCCAGTCGACGACCTCGCGGGCGACCGCGATCCCGCTTCGCTCGTCGCCGTGAACGCCGCCGAAGATCATCGCCGTCGGCCCGTCTCGCGGCGAGTCGATCTCGTACAGCGGCGTCTCGTGATCGGTATCCGGAAGGATTCGTTCCGTCTGCGTTTCGGCCTCGCCCGCGTCGCTCGGCGCTCGAGCGGCCGCGAGCAGCGGGTCGTTACTCGACGGTCGACTCGCGAGGCCAGCGGTGACCGTTCCCGCGAGAACGCCGCCGGTTGTCAGTAGGGTCCGACGTCTCATCGAATCAGGAAACAGCGTCCGTCGTGAAGCGCTTTCTCATCGACGGCGCTCGCGGAGTCGCGCCGTCGGGTCGGGACTCGAGCGCTCCGGTGCGATCGTCCGCCGGGAACGGTCGGACTATCGCATGTTCTTCAGCGCGACGACGGTGTCCGACATGAGCCACGCGTCCTCGTTGGCGGCGTCTTCGATACTGAGCGCGAAGAACGACTCGCGGCCGTCGTCGACCGTGATTCGGTAGCTACGGCTCTCTAATTGGGCGTCTGCGGACGGGTTCGATTCAGCGGGGACCACAGGTGTGCTCGGGAACCAGCGGGGATAACTCGCTCGGTCGACGGCTAGCGCAGTCCGAAGCGAGCCGCAAACTATCACGCAGGCGGTATTCGTTCGAGCGGACGACGTCGTCCGTCGTTACTCCCCGAGTTCCTCGAGCAGCGTCTCGGCCGCCGCGCTCGAGGAGCCGGGGCCGCGGGCGGTGAGCAGGTCGCCGTCGACGGTGACGCTGGTGTCCTCGTCGAGTTCGGCGTCCCAGTTGGCGCCGGCTTCTTTGACCTCGTCTTCGACCCAGTAGGGCAGTTTCCGGCCGCTGGGCATCAGATCGTTCTCGTCGACGATTCCCTCCTCCCACTCGTTGGGGAAGCCGGTGACGTCCCGGCCGTTGACGATGAACGCGCCCTGTCGATCGCGGGCGAACGCGAGGATACCGACGGCGTGACAGACGACCAGCGCCTTGCCGTCGTCGTCCGCGACCGCCTCGCGGAGGAGGCGACGCGCGTCGCTGTCCTGATTGACGTCCCACTCGGTGCCGTGGCCGCCGGGGAAGACGACCGCGTCGTATCCCTCGGCCTCGGCCTGGGCGGTCGGAATCGGATCGTTCAGCCGCTCGTCGTTCTCGTGGACTTCCCGGACGTGCTCGGCGGTCTCCTCGCCGACCTCGTCGGGGTCGATCGAGCGCTCGTCGACCTTCGGCGGCTTCCCGGAGGGCGTCGCGACCGTGATCTCCAGACCCGCGTCCGAGAGCGTCTCGAGCGGCTCGACGCATTCCTCTCCCCAGTACCCCTCTTCGCTGACGACGAACAGTGCAGAACTCATACGCGACCGTACGGGACGGAGCGTAAAAACGACCAGCCCACCCCTCGGTTCTGCCGCAATGTCTCGCTTCGATACGTCCCCTCGCGTGACACTCCGCGACGACGAGAGTGGCCTTTTTCGCCGTCCAAGACGTACGTCACACTATACCATGTCAGATCGACCCACTCCGTTCGACGGCCTCGACGACCTGTTCGACCAACTGAATCGACGACTCGAGACGGCCGCCCGAACCTGGCAGTCGGAGGTCGACGACCGCAGTCGACTCGACCTCTCGATGGGCGGGGGAGGGACTCGGCTGGACCTGACCGACCGGGGCGACGAGTTCGTCGCCACCGTCGACGTCCCCGGCTACGAGAGCGACGACCTCGAGATCCGACTCCGCGGCGACACGCTCGCCATCAGCGGCGAACGGCAACGGGCGTTCGAGGAGAGCGACGGAATCGACGAACGCGATGATCTCGAGGGTGGTGAGGCCGACGAGACCGACGAAACGGGCGAGCGCGACGGCACACACGAGACAGGTGAGCGCGACGGAAGACGCGAGACGGGCGAGCGCGAGGGAACGTACATCCGCCGCGAGCGCGAACTCCAATCGTTCAGCCGGCAGATTCGGCTCCCCGAACCCGTCGACGCCGACGCCGTGACCGCGACCGTCAACAACGGCGTCCTGACGGTTCGACTCCCGAAACTGGAGCCCAGCGGCGAGACGCGGACGATCGACGTCGACTGACGAGCGATGCCGCAGCCAACACCCGCAGACCGATCACGCCGGCCCCGTCACCAGGTGTGTGCGCGGATCGACTGGCGCGCGCTCACCGGTCGTCGTCGAGGTTCAGGGCGTCGAAGAACCGACGCGTGAGGCGGCCGTCGACGAACTCGAGCAACGCGTCCGTATCGTCGGCCTCGTCGGCGAAGAGGCCGAGTTCGATCCGCCCGCCGGCCATATCGTGGTGACCGCCGACCTGTCCGAGATCGTCGAAGGCGGTCTGGAGCGTCTCGCCGATGTGGATCCGCGGATCGATCGACCGCGCGCTCAACCGGATCGCGCCGTCGACGACCCCGTAGACGAGCACGGTGTCGACGCCCTCGAGGTTCAGCAGGTAGTCCGCGGCCTGAGGCAGGGCGTCGGTCTCGGTCGTCTTGGCGACGCTCGCGACCAGCGAGGAGCCCCGCCGCTCGCGGCTCGCGATCGCCTTCCCGATCGCGTCGAGCGTTCCCGGGGAGAACGCGCTGCTGTAGAGTTGCTCGAGGGTCTCCAGGTCCGCGTGAGGGTAGACCGCCAGCGCCGCCTCGTACTCCCGGCGGGTCGGCTCACGGACGAAATCCAGACGCTCGCGGTGGAGCGCGAACAGCAGCGCCGAGGCGAGCCGCGTCGTCAACTCGATCTCGAGCTCGCAGAGGTACTCGACGAATATGGTCGCGGTCGCACCGATCCGGGTTCGGACGTCCTCGAAGGTCGCGCCGACGGCCTCACCGGGGTGGTGATCGACGATGATCCCGGGCGTGAT from Haloterrigena sp. KLK7 includes these protein-coding regions:
- a CDS encoding bifunctional oligoribonuclease/PAP phosphatase NrnA is translated as MSRADELVAVLETVGSLAIVCHDNPDPDCLASALALEAIATDHDVEEVTIAYGGEISHQQNRALVNMLDISLQSVENTAIEGYDCVGFVDHSQPGANTELPATITPGIIVDHHPGEAVGATFEDVRTRIGATATIFVEYLCELEIELTTRLASALLFALHRERLDFVREPTRREYEAALAVYPHADLETLEQLYSSAFSPGTLDAIGKAIASRERRGSSLVASVAKTTETDALPQAADYLLNLEGVDTVLVYGVVDGAIRLSARSIDPRIHIGETLQTAFDDLGQVGGHHDMAGGRIELGLFADEADDTDALLEFVDGRLTRRFFDALNLDDDR